A single genomic interval of Zobellia nedashkovskayae harbors:
- the mce gene encoding methylmalonyl-CoA epimerase yields MEKIEHIGIAVNDLEAANERFGKLLGQPHYKIEEVPSEGVRTSFFKTGESKIELLEATDVDGPIAKFLSKNGEGMHHIAFAVDDIEKEMKRLKAEGFILINEKPKKGADNKLVAFLHPKSSNGVLIELCQEIAE; encoded by the coding sequence TTGGAAAAAATAGAGCACATAGGCATTGCCGTAAACGATTTAGAGGCAGCAAACGAACGCTTTGGTAAACTTTTAGGGCAACCACATTATAAGATTGAAGAAGTGCCGTCTGAGGGTGTCCGCACTTCGTTTTTCAAAACGGGAGAAAGCAAGATTGAACTTTTAGAAGCTACTGATGTTGATGGGCCAATTGCCAAGTTTTTGAGCAAAAACGGAGAGGGTATGCATCATATCGCTTTTGCCGTAGATGATATTGAAAAAGAAATGAAAAGATTAAAGGCCGAAGGTTTTATTTTGATCAACGAAAAACCTAAAAAAGGAGCTGATAATAAGCTAGTTGCTTTTCTTCACCCCAAGAGTAGTAATGGGGTATTGATAGAGTTGTGTCAAGAAATTGCGGAGTAG
- a CDS encoding helix-turn-helix domain-containing protein, whose amino-acid sequence MGETFYIKNMVCNRCIASVLDIFGKEDYTVESVELGKVSATAGKKTNKSALASKLKEIGFELIDNETETLVEQIKVKLISKIKSGETEHLFQSLAEEFGKTETALSKLFSKSEGMTLEKYTINLKIEKVKEYIQLGQLNFSEIAYSLNYKNSSHLARQFKTSTGMSMTEYKNLKSWNRKTLDKIV is encoded by the coding sequence ATGGGTGAAACATTCTACATAAAAAACATGGTCTGTAACCGTTGTATCGCCTCGGTTCTAGATATTTTTGGCAAGGAAGATTATACTGTAGAGTCTGTAGAACTAGGTAAAGTAAGTGCGACGGCAGGTAAAAAAACCAATAAGTCTGCCTTAGCCAGTAAATTAAAAGAAATAGGATTTGAACTTATAGACAACGAAACCGAAACACTGGTAGAGCAAATAAAAGTGAAATTGATAAGCAAGATCAAATCAGGTGAAACGGAACACCTTTTTCAATCGTTAGCGGAAGAATTTGGTAAGACCGAAACAGCGCTGAGCAAGTTGTTCAGTAAATCGGAAGGAATGACTCTAGAGAAATACACCATCAATCTAAAAATTGAAAAAGTAAAAGAATATATACAATTAGGGCAGCTTAACTTCTCCGAAATTGCATATTCCTTAAATTATAAAAACAGCAGTCACTTAGCGCGGCAGTTCAAAACCAGTACGGGCATGTCTATGACCGAGTATAAAAATCTAAAAAGCTGGAATAGAAAAACGCTGGACAAAATTGTATAA
- the dusB gene encoding tRNA dihydrouridine synthase DusB, which translates to MPKIGDILLPDFPLLLAPMEDVSDPPFRALCKEQGADVVYTEFISSEGLIRDAAKSVMKLDIYEKERPVGIQIFGANLESMLRSVEIVEKSRPDIIDINFGCPVKKVVSKGAGAGILKDIDLMVSLTKAMVEHTNLPITVKTRLGWDHDSIKIVEVAERLQDVGCKAIAIHGRTRAQMYKGDADWKPIVDVKNNQRMHIPVFGNGDVNTPEAAIKMRDEYGLDGAMIGRASIGYPWFFNEVKHYFKTGTHKAPPTMQERVDAARRHLQMSIDWKGEKLGVFETRRHYTNYFKGIPNFKEYRMKMVTSDDSVDVFSAFDEVLEKFGDYDFASSID; encoded by the coding sequence ATGCCAAAAATAGGAGACATTCTACTGCCTGATTTTCCGTTGCTTCTTGCACCAATGGAAGATGTAAGCGACCCACCATTTCGCGCCCTCTGTAAAGAGCAAGGTGCAGATGTGGTGTATACTGAGTTTATTTCTTCGGAAGGATTAATTCGCGATGCTGCAAAAAGCGTTATGAAGTTAGATATCTATGAAAAAGAAAGACCTGTAGGCATTCAGATTTTTGGTGCCAACTTAGAATCCATGTTGCGATCTGTAGAAATTGTTGAGAAATCAAGACCGGATATCATCGATATTAATTTTGGTTGCCCTGTTAAAAAGGTGGTTAGTAAAGGTGCCGGTGCGGGAATATTAAAAGATATCGATTTAATGGTATCGCTTACCAAAGCTATGGTGGAGCACACCAACTTACCAATTACGGTAAAGACCCGTTTGGGTTGGGACCATGATTCTATTAAAATTGTTGAGGTAGCGGAACGTTTGCAAGATGTAGGCTGTAAGGCTATTGCTATTCACGGTAGAACCCGTGCACAAATGTATAAGGGCGATGCAGATTGGAAACCTATTGTCGACGTAAAGAACAACCAGCGCATGCATATACCCGTTTTTGGTAATGGAGATGTAAATACACCGGAAGCCGCCATAAAAATGCGTGATGAATATGGGTTGGACGGCGCTATGATCGGCCGTGCCAGTATTGGTTACCCATGGTTTTTTAATGAGGTAAAGCATTATTTTAAAACAGGAACACATAAAGCACCACCAACAATGCAAGAACGTGTAGATGCTGCTAGACGCCATTTACAAATGTCAATTGACTGGAAAGGTGAAAAATTAGGTGTTTTTGAAACCAGAAGGCATTATACCAATTACTTTAAAGGCATACCAAATTTTAAGGAGTATCGCATGAAAATGGTCACTAGTGATGATTCTGTGGACGTATTTTCAGCTTTTGATGAGGTTCTTGAGAAATTTGGCGATTACGACTTCGCATCTTCTATCGACTAG
- the rbfA gene encoding 30S ribosome-binding factor RbfA yields METQRQKKISGVIQGDIVDILQRAAIEGGLKGTLISVSKVSVTTDLSIAKVYLSIFPNKDAKELMEGIKSNQPLIKHELSQRTKNQLRRVPELLFFLDDSLDYIENIEKSLKGEDNPIENRDLLDKRKKI; encoded by the coding sequence ATGGAAACACAACGACAGAAAAAGATTTCGGGGGTCATACAAGGAGATATCGTAGATATTCTACAACGTGCCGCCATTGAAGGTGGGTTGAAGGGTACGTTGATTTCGGTTTCGAAAGTTTCGGTAACTACCGATCTCTCTATTGCCAAGGTATATCTTAGTATTTTTCCTAACAAAGACGCCAAAGAGCTGATGGAAGGAATTAAATCTAACCAACCGCTTATAAAGCACGAACTATCTCAGCGTACAAAAAACCAATTGCGGAGAGTACCTGAATTGTTGTTCTTTTTAGATGATTCATTAGATTACATCGAAAATATTGAAAAGTCGCTTAAAGGCGAAGACAACCCTATTGAGAACAGAGACCTTTTGGACAAAAGAAAAAAGATATAA
- a CDS encoding leucine-rich repeat domain-containing protein — translation MKSFSFLTLLIFTVSCESDHKFKSLVDKEKVFIVLNLYGLDSVPKEIGTLKNVKELEIIRTDDWTVYPPLSAADQWVDMPPFRTIPSELLNLKKLQKLTLIGLDIKTLPEDFDKLENLEHLDLSNNKLTISNELPKLKRLKKLQYVYLSGNHIDNNEIEAWRKENPNIEIGYRTE, via the coding sequence ATGAAGAGCTTTAGTTTTCTTACACTTTTAATATTTACGGTTTCCTGTGAATCTGATCATAAATTTAAAAGTCTTGTTGATAAAGAAAAGGTATTTATTGTACTGAATTTGTATGGGCTAGACAGTGTACCCAAAGAAATAGGAACCCTTAAAAATGTCAAAGAGTTAGAAATTATCCGAACCGATGATTGGACAGTTTATCCGCCCCTTAGTGCTGCTGATCAATGGGTAGATATGCCACCGTTCAGAACTATTCCATCTGAATTATTAAACCTTAAGAAACTCCAAAAACTAACATTAATTGGCCTCGATATTAAAACACTCCCGGAAGATTTTGATAAATTAGAAAACTTGGAACATCTAGATTTATCTAATAATAAACTGACTATTTCCAATGAACTCCCTAAACTAAAAAGATTAAAGAAACTTCAGTATGTATACCTTTCCGGAAATCATATTGATAATAACGAAATAGAAGCGTGGAGAAAAGAAAACCCAAATATTGAAATTGGGTATAGAACAGAATAG
- a CDS encoding ABC transporter permease, producing MNFPFYIAKRYVRSKSSQNAVNVINFITFLVTVIGSAALFVVLSGFAGLKTFSLSFSNTFDPDLKALPASGKFFSISPNQEEQLAQIEDLAFYSKELEEKVYLKHREKGHIAFIKGIDTNYTHVMGMDSMLLYGTWRINSQEAVAGIGITNILGLTVNQYQNPLVVLALKPGKGSLTQKSLKTKSLVLSGVYSVEENLDKKYVFAELPSVQQLLEKLPNQVSGVNFKVKNKTQLADVKSKIAAVLGNEVIIKDRQELNSTLHRMLNTENLATYLVFTLVLIIALFNVVGAIIMMILDKLQNLKTLYSLGTTLKELRSIYFVQGILVTGLGGLIGVGLASLLIWSQIAFGWLKIIPSLPYPVEYQFINVLIVFGTIFILGVIASKIASSRITKKMISI from the coding sequence TTGAATTTTCCGTTCTACATTGCCAAACGCTATGTCCGTTCTAAAAGCAGCCAAAATGCAGTGAACGTCATCAACTTTATTACCTTTTTGGTGACGGTTATAGGCTCTGCGGCATTATTTGTAGTGCTTTCCGGTTTTGCAGGACTAAAAACCTTTAGTCTTTCCTTTAGTAATACTTTTGATCCTGATTTAAAAGCTTTGCCTGCTTCTGGCAAATTCTTTTCCATTTCGCCCAACCAAGAAGAACAACTTGCCCAAATTGAAGACCTTGCTTTTTACTCTAAAGAGCTTGAAGAAAAAGTATATCTAAAACATCGTGAAAAAGGGCATATTGCTTTTATAAAGGGCATAGATACCAATTACACCCATGTCATGGGTATGGATAGTATGCTGTTGTACGGTACCTGGCGAATAAATAGCCAAGAAGCCGTAGCTGGTATTGGAATTACGAACATTCTTGGCCTTACCGTTAACCAATACCAAAATCCTTTGGTGGTTCTTGCTCTAAAACCAGGAAAGGGTTCGCTTACCCAAAAATCGCTTAAAACAAAATCCCTTGTCCTTAGTGGTGTTTATTCCGTGGAAGAGAACCTGGATAAAAAATACGTTTTTGCTGAGCTGCCCTCTGTTCAACAGCTATTAGAAAAGCTGCCCAACCAAGTATCTGGTGTAAATTTTAAGGTGAAGAATAAGACGCAATTGGCAGATGTTAAAAGTAAAATTGCTGCCGTTCTCGGGAATGAAGTAATCATAAAAGACCGGCAAGAGCTTAATAGTACATTACACCGTATGCTTAACACGGAAAATTTAGCCACTTACCTTGTCTTTACCTTAGTTTTGATTATTGCTCTTTTTAATGTAGTTGGTGCGATTATCATGATGATTTTGGACAAGCTCCAAAACCTAAAAACCCTCTATAGTTTAGGTACTACACTAAAAGAATTGCGAAGTATTTATTTTGTTCAAGGTATATTGGTTACAGGCCTAGGCGGACTTATTGGTGTGGGATTGGCATCGCTTTTAATATGGTCTCAAATAGCTTTTGGTTGGTTGAAAATTATTCCAAGCCTACCCTATCCTGTAGAATATCAATTTATAAATGTCCTGATTGTTTTTGGTACGATATTCATTCTGGGAGTAATTGCTTCTAAAATTGCAAGTAGTAGAATTACCAAAAAAATGATTTCGATTTAA